The window GTCGGCGCGCACTACGGACTGCGCGACTGGCTCAGCCAGCGCATCACCGGCGCCCTGATGGCGCTCTTCACCGTCATTCTGCTGGCGCAGGTGCTCTTCAAGCGCGGCCCGGTCGGCTACGACGCCTGGGCCGGCATCTTTGCCTCGCAATGGATGAAGGTGCTCACCTTCGTGGTGATCGCCTCGGTGCTTTATCACGTGTGGGTCGGCATGCGCGACATCTGGATGGACTACGTCCAGCCCGTCGGCATCCGTCTCGTCTTGCAGGTTTTCACGATCGTCTGGCTTGTGGCGTGCGCGGGTTGGGCCATTCAAGTGCTCTGGAGAGTCTAAGCGCCATGTCTTCCTACACCAAAGAACAGATCACCAAGCGCAAGTTCGACGTCGTCATCGTCGGCGCCGGCGGCTCCGGCATGCGCGCCTCGCTTCAGCTGGCGCGTGCGGGCCTCAACGTGGCCGTGCTCTCGAAGGTCTTCCCGACCCGCTCGCACACCGTCGCCGCCCAGGGCGGGGTGGGCGCCTCCCTCGGCAACATGAGCGAGGACAACTGGCACTATCACTTCTACGACACGATCAAGGGCTCCGACTGGCTCGGCGACCAGGACGCGATCGAATTCATGTGCCGCGAGGCCCCGAAGGTGGTCTACGAGCTCGAGCACTTCGGCATGCCTTTCGACCGCAACCCGGACGGCACCATCTACCAGCGACCGTTCGGCGGCCACACGGCCAACTATGGCGAGAAGCCGGTGCAGCGTGCCTGCGCCGCGGCCGACCGCACCGGTCACGCAATGCTGCACACGCTCTACCAGAAGAACGTGGAAGCCCGCACCCAGTTCTTCGTCGAATGGATGGCGCTCGACCTGATTCGCGACGCCGAGGGCGACGTGGTGGGCGTGACCGCACTCGAAATGGAAACCGGCGACCTGCACATCCTGCAGGCCAAAACCGTGCTGCTGGCGACCGGCGGCGCGGGCCGCATCTTCGGGGCCTCGACCAATGCCTTCATCAATACCGGTGACGGTCTGGGAATGGCAGCGCGCTCGGGCATTCCGCTGCAGGACATGGAGTTCTGGCAATTCCATCCCACCGGCGTGGCGGGCGCCGGCGTGCTGCTGACCGAGGGCTGCCGAGGTGAAGGCGCGATCCTCATCAATAGCAACGGCGAGCGCTTCATGGAACGCTACGCGCCAACCCTGAAGGACCTGGCGCCGCGCGATTTCGTCTCCCGGTCGATGGACCAGGAGATCAAGGAAGGCCGCGGCTGCGGCCCGAACAAGGATTACGTGCTGCTCAAGATGGACCACCTGGGGGCGGAGACCATCCACAAGCGTCTGCCGTCGGTGTACGAGATCGGCGTCAACTTCGCCAACGTCGACATCACCAAGGAGCCGATCCCGGTGGTACCAACCATCCACTACCAGATGGGCGGCATTCCCACCAACATCAACGGCCAGGTCGTGGTGCAGAAGGGTGAGGACAACAGTGCCGTGATCAACGGCCTGTACGCGGTGGGTGAATGCTCCTGCGTGAGCGTCCACGGCGCCAACCGCCTGGGCACCAACTCGCTGCTCGACCTGCTGGTGTTCGGCCGCGCCGCCGGCAACCACATCGTCGAATTCAACGACAAGCAGCGCGAACACAAGCCCCTGCCTGCCGACGCCGCCGATCGCACCCTGGAGCGCCTGAACCAACTCGAGGCGTCGACCTCGGGCGAATACGCGCAGGACGTGGCGGGCGAGATCCGCGCGGTCATGCAGAAGCACGCCGCCGTGTTCCGCACGCAGGCCTCGATGGACGAAGGCGTCCAGAAGATCGCGGCCGTGCGCGCGCGCGTCGGCAACGTCACGCTCAAGGACAAGTCGCGCATCTTCAACACGGCGCGCATCGAGGCGCTGGAAGTCGACAACCTGATCGAGGTCGCACAGGCCACGATGGTCTCGGCCGCTGCTCGCAAGGAATGCCGCGGCGCCCACACCGTTGAAGACTACGAGCGCCCCGCCGACGATCCGGTCGCGCCGCTGGGCCGCGACGACGCGAACTGGATGAAGCACACGCTGTGGTACAGCGAGAACAACCGCCTTTCGTACAAGCCCGTCCAGCTGAAACCTCTGACGGTCGACTCCGTACCGCCCAAGGTCCGCACGTTTTAAGAACACATCAAGAGGTTTTCACGATGAAGCGCACATTCCAGATCTACCGCTACGACCCGGACAAGGACGCCAAGCCTTACATGCAGACGGTGGAAGTCGAGCTCGACGGTCACGAGCGCATGCTGCTCGATGCCCTCATGAAGCTCAAGGCGCAGGATCCGTCGCTGTCCTTCCGCCGCTCCTGCCGCGAGGGCGTCTGCGGCTCGGACGCGATGAACATCAACGGCAAGAACGGCCTGGCCTGCCTGACCAACATGAACACGCTCAAGGGCACGGTGGTGTTGAAGCCGCTGCCCGGCCTGCCGGTGATCCGCGACCTCATCGTGGACATGACGCAGTTCTTCAAGCAGTACAACTCGATCAAGCCCTACCTCCAGAACGACACGGTGCCCCCCGAAAAGGAGCGCCTCCAGTCGCCCGAGGAGCGCGACGAGCTCAACGGCCTGTACGAGTGCATCCTTTGCGCGAGCTGCTCGACCAGCTGCCCCAGCTTCTGGTGGAACCCCGACAAGTTCGTGGGCCCCGCCGGCCTGTTGCAGGCCTACCGCTTCATCGCCGACAGCCGCGACGAAGCGACCGCAGAGCGCCTCGACAACCTGGAAGATCCGTACCGCCTGTTCCGCTGCCACACGATCATGAACTGCGTGGACGTGTGCCCGAAGAGCCTGAATCCCACCAAGGCCATCGGCAAGATCAAGGAACTCATGGTCCGACGCGCCATCTAGATGAAGCGAACCCCATGCAATCCGCCGCCGACCTCGACCAGCCGATCAGCGAACGGGCGCTGAGCAAGCTCAAGTGGCGTTGCCGGCGCGGCTTGCTCGAAAACGACCTGTTCATTGCGCGCTTCTTCGAGCTGCATGAGCAAGGTCTGACCTGCGGGCAGGCGCAGGCCATGGAGACATTGATGGACCTGTCGGACAACGATCTGCTCGACCTCTTGCTTCGAAGAAAGGAGCCCGAGCCCGGATGGGCCGGCGCCGAAGTGATCGAACTGTTGCAGCTGATGCGTACCGAGGGCGCGCACCCCCTCTCATCTTGATCATTTTTTGAAAGACACTCGCAATGAAAGCATCCGACACCAAAGCCACCCTGTCGTTCAGCAACGGCGGACAGAGCGTCGAGCTGCCGATCTACAAGGGCACGATGGGTCCCGAAGTGATCGACATTCGCAAGCTCTATGCGCAGACCGGCATGTTCACGTACGACCCGGGCTTCATGTCGACGGCCTCGTGCGAATCGGCCATCACGTACATCGACGGCGACAAGGGTGAACTGCTCTACCGCGGCTACCCGATCGAGCAGCTCGCGACCAATTGCGACTTCCTCGAGACCTGCCATCTGCTGCTGTACGGCGAGCTGCCGAATGCAGGCGAGAAGAGCGCGTTCACCAAGCTCGTGACGAACCACACGATGGTTAACGAGCAGATGCAGTTCTTCCTGCGCGGCTTTCGCCGCGACGCCCACCCGATGGCCATCATGACCGGCCTGGTGGGTGCGCTGTCGGCTTTCTATCACGACAGCACCGACATCAACAACCCGAAGCACCGCGAGATTGCCGCGATCCGGCTGATCGCGAAGATGCCGACGTTGGTGGCGATGGCCTACAAGTACACCATCGGCCAGCCATACATGTACCCGAAGAACGATCTCAGCTATGCGGGCAACTTCCTGCACATGATGTTCGCGACGCCGTGCGAGGAGTACAAGGTCAGCCCGGTGCTCGAGCGCGCACTCGACCGCATCTTCATCCTGCATGCGGACCACGAGCAGAACGCCTCGACCTCCACCGTGCGCCTGTGCGGATCGTCGGGCACCAATCCGTTCGCGGCGATCGCGGCCGGCGTGGCCTGCCTCTGGGGCCCGGCCCACGGCGGCGCCAATGAGGCGGCGCTCAACATGCTCTACGACATCCAGAAGGCGGGCGGCGTCGACAAGATCGGCGAGTTCATCAAGCAGGTCAAGGACAAGAGCTCGAACGTGAAGCTGATGGGGTTCGGGCACCGCGTCTACAAGAACTACGATCCGCGCGCCAAGCTGATGCAGGAAACCTGCCGCGAGGTGCTGGGCGAACTGGGCCTGGAAAACGATCCGCTGTTCAAGCTGGCCATGGCGCTCGAAAAGATCGCCCTGGAGGACGAATACTTCGTCTCGCGCAAGCTCTACCCGAACGTGGACTTCTACTCGGGCATCGTGCAACGCGCAATCGGTATCCCGGTACCGCTGTTCACCGCCATTTTCGCGCTCGCGCGTACGGTCGGCTGGATCGCGCAGCTCAACGAAATGATCGGTGACCCCGAGTACAAGATCGGCCGTCCGCGCCAGCTCTTCGAAGGCTCGCCCAAGCGCGACGTGCAGCCCCTCGCCAAGCGCTGATCGTTCGCGGCGCTCAATCTGAAAAGCTGCCCTCGGGCAGCTTTTCTGCGTTTTGGCTGACACGCGCGTGCAGGCGGCAAGCGCACGCTGCGAAGCACTTAAACGAAGGAGTACTTAGATGAAGAAGCTTGCCGCATTGATCGCCGTCGCGTTTACTCTCGCCGTTCCGCTGCACGGCTGCAACACCTGGAAGGGGGCCGGCCAGGACGTGCAGAAGGCGGGTGAGAAGATGGAAGACTCCGCCAAGAAGCGCCAATAAGCCTGCTGAACAGCATCGCAGGTCGGCAATCATGTCATCGCACTTGGCGATGACTCAACACTAAAAACAGAAGGACAATAGGGGCTTCCATCTCCGTCGGAGATGTCAGCGCC is drawn from Variovorax sp. PBS-H4 and contains these coding sequences:
- a CDS encoding FAD assembly factor SdhE encodes the protein MQSAADLDQPISERALSKLKWRCRRGLLENDLFIARFFELHEQGLTCGQAQAMETLMDLSDNDLLDLLLRRKEPEPGWAGAEVIELLQLMRTEGAHPLSS
- the gltA gene encoding citrate synthase; translated protein: MKASDTKATLSFSNGGQSVELPIYKGTMGPEVIDIRKLYAQTGMFTYDPGFMSTASCESAITYIDGDKGELLYRGYPIEQLATNCDFLETCHLLLYGELPNAGEKSAFTKLVTNHTMVNEQMQFFLRGFRRDAHPMAIMTGLVGALSAFYHDSTDINNPKHREIAAIRLIAKMPTLVAMAYKYTIGQPYMYPKNDLSYAGNFLHMMFATPCEEYKVSPVLERALDRIFILHADHEQNASTSTVRLCGSSGTNPFAAIAAGVACLWGPAHGGANEAALNMLYDIQKAGGVDKIGEFIKQVKDKSSNVKLMGFGHRVYKNYDPRAKLMQETCREVLGELGLENDPLFKLAMALEKIALEDEYFVSRKLYPNVDFYSGIVQRAIGIPVPLFTAIFALARTVGWIAQLNEMIGDPEYKIGRPRQLFEGSPKRDVQPLAKR
- the sdhD gene encoding succinate dehydrogenase, hydrophobic membrane anchor protein — protein: MSVNYGSKRIVVGAHYGLRDWLSQRITGALMALFTVILLAQVLFKRGPVGYDAWAGIFASQWMKVLTFVVIASVLYHVWVGMRDIWMDYVQPVGIRLVLQVFTIVWLVACAGWAIQVLWRV
- a CDS encoding succinate dehydrogenase iron-sulfur subunit yields the protein MKRTFQIYRYDPDKDAKPYMQTVEVELDGHERMLLDALMKLKAQDPSLSFRRSCREGVCGSDAMNINGKNGLACLTNMNTLKGTVVLKPLPGLPVIRDLIVDMTQFFKQYNSIKPYLQNDTVPPEKERLQSPEERDELNGLYECILCASCSTSCPSFWWNPDKFVGPAGLLQAYRFIADSRDEATAERLDNLEDPYRLFRCHTIMNCVDVCPKSLNPTKAIGKIKELMVRRAI
- the sdhA gene encoding succinate dehydrogenase flavoprotein subunit, which translates into the protein MSSYTKEQITKRKFDVVIVGAGGSGMRASLQLARAGLNVAVLSKVFPTRSHTVAAQGGVGASLGNMSEDNWHYHFYDTIKGSDWLGDQDAIEFMCREAPKVVYELEHFGMPFDRNPDGTIYQRPFGGHTANYGEKPVQRACAAADRTGHAMLHTLYQKNVEARTQFFVEWMALDLIRDAEGDVVGVTALEMETGDLHILQAKTVLLATGGAGRIFGASTNAFINTGDGLGMAARSGIPLQDMEFWQFHPTGVAGAGVLLTEGCRGEGAILINSNGERFMERYAPTLKDLAPRDFVSRSMDQEIKEGRGCGPNKDYVLLKMDHLGAETIHKRLPSVYEIGVNFANVDITKEPIPVVPTIHYQMGGIPTNINGQVVVQKGEDNSAVINGLYAVGECSCVSVHGANRLGTNSLLDLLVFGRAAGNHIVEFNDKQREHKPLPADAADRTLERLNQLEASTSGEYAQDVAGEIRAVMQKHAAVFRTQASMDEGVQKIAAVRARVGNVTLKDKSRIFNTARIEALEVDNLIEVAQATMVSAAARKECRGAHTVEDYERPADDPVAPLGRDDANWMKHTLWYSENNRLSYKPVQLKPLTVDSVPPKVRTF
- a CDS encoding entericidin A/B family lipoprotein, with amino-acid sequence MKKLAALIAVAFTLAVPLHGCNTWKGAGQDVQKAGEKMEDSAKKRQ